Proteins found in one Muntiacus reevesi chromosome 2, mMunRee1.1, whole genome shotgun sequence genomic segment:
- the LOC136158679 gene encoding metallothionein-1E: MDPNCSCSTGGSCSCAGSCTCKACRCLSCKKSCCSCCPVGCAKCAQGCICKGASDKCSCCA, translated from the exons ATGGACCCCAACTGCTCCTGCTCCACTG GCGGCTCCTGCAGCTGCGCTGGCTCCTGCACCTGCAAGGCCTGCAGATGTCTCTCCTGCAAGAAGA gctgctgctcctgctgccccGTGGGCTGTGCCAAGTGTGCCCAGGGCTGCATCTGCAAAGGCGCCTCGGACAAGTGCAGCTGCTGCGCCTGA